The Setaria italica strain Yugu1 chromosome IX, Setaria_italica_v2.0, whole genome shotgun sequence genome has a window encoding:
- the LOC101767860 gene encoding uncharacterized protein LOC101767860 — translation MRVVVTGATGYLGGRLCAALAGAGHAVRALVRRSSDVSGLAPGVELAYGDVTDADSLAAAFDGCDAVFHVAAAVEPWLPDPSFFLKVNVRGLENVLTAAKRTPTVKKIVYTSSFFAIGPTDGYVADETQMHPEKAFCTEYEKSKVLADRIALQAATEGVPITIVYPGVIYGPGKLTTGNLVSRILIERFNGRLPGYIGDGYDRESFCHVDDVVSGHIAAMEKGRVGERYLLTGENLSFKQIFNMAANITNTKAPLFHVPLWLIEVYGWISVFVSRITGKLPLISYPTVHVLRHQWSYSCDKAKTELGYSPRNLTEGLSEVLLWLKDEKQIKF, via the exons atgagGGTGGTGGTGACGGGCGCGACGGGGTACCTGGGCGGCCGCCTGTGCGCGGCGCTGGCCGGCGCGGGGCACGCCGTGCGCGCGCTCGTCCGCCGCTCCAGCGACGTCTCCGGCCTGGCCCCCGGCGTCGAGCTCGCGTACGGCGACGTCACCGACGCGgactccctcgccgccgccttcgacgGCTGCGACGCCGTGttccacgtcgccgccgccgttgagcCGTGGCTCCCCGATCCCTCCTTTTTCCTCAAG GTTAACGTGAGGGGACTTGAGAATGTGTTAACGGCTGCCAAGAGAACCCCAACTGTTAAGAAGATAGTTTACACATCGTCCTTCTTTGCAATTGGCCCAACTGATGGTTATGTTGCAGATGAGACACAG ATGCACCCCGAGAAAGCCTTTTGCACTGAGTATGAGAAATCAAAGGTTCTTGCAGATAGGATTGCACTGCAAGCAGCAACAGAAGGGGTGCCGATCACAATTGTCTACCCAGGAGTTATCTATGGCCCTGGAAAACTTACAACTGGAAACCTTGTTTCCCGCATT TTAATCGAGAGGTTTAATGGGCGCTTGCCTGGTTACATAGGAGATGGGTATGATAGAGAATCATTCTGCCATGTTGATGATGTTGTCAGTGGGCACATAGCAGCTATGGAGAAGGGCAGAGTGGGCGAACGATATCTCCTCACTGGAGAAAATCTGTCATTCAAGCAAATTTTCAATATGGCTGCTAACATCACAAACACAAAGGCACCCCTATTCCATGTACCCCTCTGGTTGATTGAAGTATATGGTTGGATTTCAGTTTTTGTTTCTCGCATCACTGGAAAGCTCCCACTAATCAGTTACCCG ACTGTGCATGTTCTTAGACATCAATGGTCGTACTCATGTGACAAAGCAAAGACGGAACTGGGTTACAGTCCAAGGAACTTAACTGAAGGTCTATCGGAGGTGCTCCTGTGGCTCAAGGATGAAAAACagataaaattttag
- the LOC101768265 gene encoding uncharacterized protein LOC101768265, whose product MRVVVTGATGFMGGRLCAALADAGHDVRAFVLRGVDASALPPSVEVVYGDVTDEDSLADVFQGSDAVFHAAAAVEAWLPDASIFHTVNVGGLENVLKAVKRTPAVKKIVYTSSYFAIGPTDGYVADEKQIHPGKAFCTEYEKSKFLADEIALQAAAEGVPITIVYPGVMYGPGMLTSGNLVSRVLIERFNGRLPGYIGDGYDRESFSHVDDVVSGHIAAMEKGRVGERYLLTGENASFVRIFDLAASIANTKPPKFHIPLWLLAIYGWISVLVARITGKPPLISYPGVDCLRHQWAYSCDKAKKELGYSPRSLTEGLAETLLWLKNDKLIKF is encoded by the exons ATGAGGGTGGTGGTGACGGGCGCGACGGGGTTCATGGGCGGCCGCCTGTGCGCGGCGCTGGCCGACGCCGGCCACGACGTGCGCGCGTTCGTGCTCCGCGGCGTCGACGCCTCCGCACTCCCTCCCTCCGTCGAGGTGGTCTACGGCGACGTCACCGACGAGGACTCGCTCGCCGACGTCTTCCAGGGAAGCGACGCCGTgttccacgccgccgccgccgtcgaggcgtGGCTCCCCGACGCCTCCATTTTCCACACC GTCAACGTGGGGGGACTTGAGAATGTGTTGAAGGCTGTCAAGAGAACGCCAGCAGTGAAGAAGATAGTTTACACATCGTCATACTTCGCAATTGGCCCAACCGATGGTTATGTCGCTGATGAGAAACAG ATTCATCCAGGGAAAGCATTTTGCACAGAGTATGAGAAATCAAAGTTTCTAGCAGATGAAATTGCCCTGCAGGCAGCAGCAGAGGGTGTGCCAATCACCATAGTCTACCCAGGCGTTATGTACGGCCCTGGAATGCTTACATCTGGAAATCTTGTCTCCCGCGTG TTGATTGAAAGGTTCAATGGGCGTCTACCTGGTTACATAGGAGATGGATACGACAGGGAGTCGTTCAGCCATGTCGATGATGTGGTAAGCGGCCACATAGCAGCCATGGAGAAGGGCAGAGTTGGAGAAAGATACCTCCTCACCGGAGAGAACGCGTCATTCGTGCGGATTTTCGATCTGGCTGCGAGTATTGCAAACACAAAGCCACCCAAATTCCACATACCTCTATGGTTGCTTGCAATCTATGGGTGGATTTCAGTTTTGGTTGCTCGCATCACTGGAAAACCACCACTCATCAGCTACCCT GGAGTGGATTGTCTCAGACATCAATGGGCATACTCATGTGACAAGGCCAAGAAGGAGCTGGGCTATAGTCCTAGGAGCTTAACTGAAGGATTGGCAGAGACGCTCTTATGGCTGAAGAATGATAAACTGATCAAATTTTAG
- the LOC101769075 gene encoding B3 domain-containing protein Os03g0184500: MAEVAKQGMSPYEAARERTVLENKRKMEALNLRHLSAAIKEAPKTPSPMKQKRRRIVEHAVVVPSPPRRSRRVANLPAVKYSEIAPHTADRMTRSPRKPADLIYLASRGSISMKARMEAATKAEELESQLDPEIPSFVKAMLHSHVVRGFWLGLPSHFCDTYMPKQDSIVTLVDEKDEEFDTNYLAYKKGLSGGWAGFAISHGLQDGDAAVFQLIKPTTFKVHIIRAASGDGSEEDE, from the exons ATGGCGGAGGTCGCGAAGCAGGGGATGTCGCCGTacgaggcggcgcgggagcggacGGTGCTGGAGAACAAGCGCAAGATGGAGGCGCTCAATCTGCGGCACCTCTCCGCCGCCATCAAGGAGGCCCCCAAGACCCCTTCTCCCATG aagcagaagaggcGCAGGATCGTCGAGCACGCAGTCGTGGTTccctcgccgccgaggaggtCCCGCCGGGTTGCCAACCTCCCTGCGGTCAAGTACTCAGAG ATAGCACCACACACTGCAGACAGAATGACAAG GTCTCCTAGAAAACCAGCTGACCTCATCTACTTGGCAAGCCGTGGATCCATTTCCATGAAAGCTAGGATGGAGGCAGCAACAAAGGCCGAGGAGCTGGAATCGCAACTTGACCCTGAAATCCCATCCTTTGTGAAGGCAATGCTGCATTCACATGTGGTTCGAGGTTTTTGGCTG GGTCTCCCGAGCCATTTTTGTGACACTTACATGCCAAAGCAAGACTCCATTGTCACCTTGGTGGATGAGAAAGATGAAGAGTTTGACACCAACTACCTTGCCTACAAGAAGGGGCTAAGTGGGGGCTGGGCTGGTTTTGCTATAAGCCATGGCTTACAGGATGGAGATGCAGCTGTTTTCCAGTTGATTAAGCCCACGACCTTCAAG GTGCATATAATCCGAGCAGCTTCTGGTGATGGCAGTGAGGAAGACGAGTGA